A segment of the Pseudoliparis swirei isolate HS2019 ecotype Mariana Trench chromosome 4, NWPU_hadal_v1, whole genome shotgun sequence genome:
tgagggtccagagtctcattgaggtccagagtctcattgagggtccagagtctcattgagggtccagagtctcattgaggtccagagtctcattgaggtccagagtctcattgagggtccagagtctcattgagggtccagagcctcattgaggtccagagtctcattgagggtccagagtctcattgagggtccagagtctcattgaggtccagagtctcattgagggtccagagtctcattgagggtccagagcctcattgaggtccagagtctcattgaggtcattgagggtccagagtctcattgagggtccagagctcattgagggtccagagtctcattgagggtccagagtctcattgagggtccagagtctcattgaggtccagagtctcattgagggtccagaggcTCATTGTGGGCCCAGAGTCTCATTgggggtccagagtctcattgagggtccagtctcattgagggtccagagtctcattgaggttccagagtctcattgagggtccagagcctccagagtctcattgagggtccagagtctcattgagggtccagagtctcattgagggtccagagtctcattgagggtccagagtctcattgagggtccagagtgtcattgagggtccagagtctcattgagggtccagagtctcattgagggtccagagtctcattgaggtccagagtctcattgagggtccagagtctcattgaggtccagagtctcattgagggtccagggtccagagtctcattgagggtccagagcctcattgagggtccagagtctcattgagggtccagagcctcattgagggtccagagtctcattgagggtcatTGAggttccagagtctcattgagggtccagagtctcattgagggtccagagtctcattgagggtccagagtctcattgagggtccagagtctcattgagggtccagagtctcattgagggtccagagtctcattgagggtcagagtctcattgaggtccagagtctcattgagggtccagagtctcattgagggtccagagtctcattgagggtccagagtctcattgagggtccagagtctcattgagggtccagagtctcattgagggtccagagtctcattcagggtccagagtctcattgaggtttcacagtctcattgagggtccagagcctcattgagggtccagagtctcattgagggtccagagtctcattgagggtccagagtctcattgagggtccagagtctcattgagggtccagagtctcattgagggtccacagtctcattgagggtccagagtctcattgagggtccagagcctcattgaggtccacagtctcattgagggtccagagtctcattgagggtccagtcTCATtgaggtccagagtctcattgagggtccagagtctcattgagggtcagagtctcattgaggtctcattgagggtccagagtctcattgagggtccagagtctcattgaggtccagagtctcattgaggtccagagctgagggtccagagtgtcattgagggtccagagtctcattgagggtcgtTGAggttccagagtctcattgagggtccagagcctcattgagggtccagagcctcattgagggtccagagcctcattgagggtccacagtctcattgagggtccagagcctcattgagggtccagagtctcattgagggtccagagcctcattgagggtccagagcctcattgagggtccacagtctcattgagggtccagagtctcattgagggtccagagtctcattgagggtcgtTGAggttccagagtctcattgagggtccagagcctcattgagggtccagagtctcattgagggtccacagtctcattgagggtccagagcctcattgagggtccagagtctcattgagggtccagagcctcattgagggtccagagtctcattgagggtccacagtctcattgagggtccagagcctcattgagggtccagagtctcattgagggtccagagtgtcattgagggtccagagtgtcattgagggtccagagtgtcattgagggtccagagtctcattgaggattcagagtctcattgagggtcgtTGAggttccagagtctcattgagggtccagagtctcattgagggtccagagtctcattgagggtccacagtctcattgagggtccagagtctcattgagggtccacagtctcattgagggtccacagtctcattgagggtccagagtctcattgagggtccagagtctcattgagggtccagagtctcattgagggtccagagtctcattgagggtccagagtctcattgagggtccagagtctcattgagggtcagagtctcattgaggtccagagtctcattgagggtccagagtctcattgagggtccagagtctcattgagggtccagagtctcattgagggtccagagtctcattgagggtcgttgagggtccagagcctcattgagggtccagagtctcattgagggtcgtTGAggttccagagtctcattgagggtccagagcctcattgagggtccagagtctcattgagggtccagagtctcattgagggtccagagtctcattgagggtccagagcctcattgagggtccagagtctcattgagggtccagagtctcattgagggtccagagtctcattgaggtccagagtctcattgagggtccagagtctcattgagggtccagagtctcattgagggtccagagtctcattgagggtccagagtctcattgagggtccacagtctcattgagggtccacagcctcattgagggtccagagtctcattgagggtccagagcctcattgagggtccagagtctcattgagggtccacagtctcattgagggtccagagtctcattgagggtccagagtctcattgagggtccagagcctcattgagggtccagagtctcattgagggtccagagtctcattgagggtccagagtctcattgagggtccagagtctcattgagggtccagagtctcattgagggtccagagcctcattgagggtccagagtctcattgagggtccagagtctcattgagggcccagagcctcattgagggtccagagcctccagagtctcattgagggtccagagcctcattgagggtccagagtctcattgagggtcgtTGAggttccagagtctcattgagggtccagagcctcattgagggtccagagtctcattgagggtccagagtctcattgagggtccacagtctcattgagggtccagagtctcattgagggtccagagcctcattgagggtccagagtctcattgagggtccagagtctcattgagggtccacagtctcattgagggtccagagtctcattgagggtccacagtctcattgagggtccacagtctcattgagggtccagagcctcattgagggtccagagcctcattgagggtccagagtctcattgagggtccacagtctcattgagggtccagagtctcattgagggtctagagtctcattgagggtccagagcctcattgagggtccagagtctcattgagggtccagagtctcattgttGATCGTTTCAGACCTGAAGGCCTTCGAGAGGAGGCTCACGGAGTACGTCTCCTGCCTGCAGCCGGCCACAGGCCGCTGGAGAAGTAAGTCCAGCAGGTTGAGCACAGACCGACGTGTCTGTgatgtgtctgtggtgtgtctgtgatgtgtctgtgatgtgtctggtgtgtctgtggtgtctgTGGTGTCTGTGATGTGTCTGTGGTGTCTGTGATGTGTCCTTCTGCTTTCAGTGATCCTGATCGTGGTGTCTGTgatgtgtctgtggtgtgtctgtggtgtgtctggtgtgtctggtgtgtctggtgtgtctgtggtgtctgTGGTGTCTGTGGTGTCTGTGATGTGTCTGTGGTGTCTGTGATGTGTCCTTCTGCTTTCAGTGATCCTGATCGTGGTGTCTGTCTGCACGGCTACTGGGGCGTGGAACTGGTTGATCGACCCGGACACGCAGAAGGTCAGTACCGGAGCAGGAGGTCAGTACCGGAGCAGGAGGTCAGTACCGGAGCAGGAGGTCAGTACCGGAGCAGGAGCACGCCGGGCCGGTCTCTTCTCTGATTACAGAGCCGACATATAAACACGAGGACTGCGTTCCTGACGCAGGAATTATAAACGAGCCTCAGTTCACCGTTTATGTTTTGGGGGATTATTGctgactgtgggtcagaggtcagcagggccgtctttcaatcgggggtcggcggttcaatccccgccctagtcgctgtgtccttgagcaagacgcttcaCCCCGAGTGTCTCCCTGCAGCCGCTCtcagtcgctttggatgaaagcgtcggctgaattaaatataatgtaatctCACCGTTTCAAGACGAGAGCTTCCAGTGGACGATGAGGCTCGCCCCGGCCTCCAGACGCAGTGACGGCTCGGCGCCCggagctctgctgctgctcagaATGAACTGTTCCTCCCAGAAGCTGAAGCAGCCGTCTGGACTTCGTATTCCGACTCATTGAACAGCCGCAGCTGATTATGGGCTGACGTGGAGCCCTTGAGCCCGCGTGCTCACACGACCACCTTGATACCAGCTCCCTGAAGGCAAACCAGGAACAGCCATCGACCGTCTCCCGACCGCGCCAGAGGACGGGGATCCGTTCAGAGACGAGCAGCACCACATACAGTCACACGCTTTATGTCACATTCAGGGTTTTCCTGCTTCGTGATGGATTCCGACCTTTGAgcacatgattcattcaggttcACTGTGAGGTCTCATTGACCAGAGGATGAATGGGGGGGGGAACGATATTTGATGCTCGTCCTTTTCTCTTTACGATGACCGCATCATGTTGACTGAAGAAACCATCAGAAGACGGACTCTTGACTGAGCTTTACTTTAGAAAATGTCTAATTTCCTACGTTGTCTATTCAATAGATTAGAGTTCATATTCACGCCATAGAGCATCCCTCTGGGCTTCTCTTTCTTTAGCTCTGGCGTTTAAAGGGAGTTGAGCCCAGCATCGCGTGCTGCTGCCTGAACACTGGAgaccctcagcctctcctccacacagaaagaaacTTAAAAGATtcctacattttaaatgttgcaaGAGATGTTCCTCCTTGAAGGAACCTTAATGAGTCAACTTGATGTCTCTTCCTCGCCTCCAGCtcgccctcttcttcctcctcttcccctccagctccttctcctcttcatcctcttcccctTTTTCACTTCaagctctcttctcttcctcctcttcacctcaagctttctctcctctatctcctggttcctcttcctccttaatGAGTTAACTTTAAGTCTTTAGGATCAACTGCCATTGTTCCCATTTGTCATGATGTCCAAACCTTCTTCAGGACCTCTGTAACGTCCAGTGTGTGTTATTGTCGTCTTGTCTCTTGGTTGGTGAGCGCGGGCCTCCTGGATGATGTTGTTCCTGTTCCACTGTGTCTCCGATCAGAGGAGCGTCGTGTTCTGGACCTGAAGACGTTGCTCTGTTCTTCTCGTTCTGCAGGTCTCTTTCTTTTCATCGCTGTGGAATCATCCCTTCTTCACCATCAGCTGCATCACTCTCATCGCCCTCTTCTTCGCTGGGATACACAAACGGGTCGTGGCCCCTTCAATGTATCCTCGTTGACAGTAGAGCGAGTAGTCGGCCGTCTCACTCGCCATCGTTCAGGTTGAGCTCTTTGACTCGTGCCTCCAGCATCGCCGCCCGCTGTCGAACCGTTTTAGCAGAATACAACATGTCCTGTGACGACGTGAGTTACTCTTTCATGGAACGACTCAAAGACGACCACTTTGTATTTTTGATGTTGCGTCCGTCTCTTCGCAGACGGGGAAGCTTATTCTCAAGCCTCGGCCGAACATCCAGTGACCTCTGAGAGGCCTCTGACCCCTCTGGAGTCCTTCGGTGGTCTGAAGCTCGCCGAGCAGGACGGTCGTCACAGTGGAAGAGAGAAGTCGTGAacttttaaatgtgtcactgtgatgtcatgatTGAAGATGAGAGCTCAGATCTGTTTATTTCCGTTTCTGATGCTGAGCATGTATTTTAACaaaatgtttctattttttaacattatttACCTAATAAATACCTAAGTTGTAAAAACTGTTTAATAGTTTGGTATAATTACACGTAAAGCGTCTTGTTTATGGTTTATTTGCTGTTTATAAAAGATGAACATCCCAATACGGCTTTACGTTAGTGTCGTTGCGTCCCGGTGGTTTTACGACAGCTCTCGTTTCTGGTACAAGAACCACTTTACGGCAGAACGCTTGTCCACATGGCCTGCTCTTAAACGGGAGCTGAGCGTGTGTTCGTCCCGAGTGAACCCGTCTGGAAGAACACGGCTAAGAACCACGTTGCGTGCGCACTTTGCACTTTCAGGGCTGAAATGGGTAAAAGTAAAACGACGAAGTTCAAGCGGCCGCAGTTCAGCGCGGCCGGGTTACCGGCCCGAGAGGCCGAGGAGGAGCAGCCCGCGGAGGAGAGCTGCCCGGCGGCGGAGCTGCTGGAGAAAGTACGGTCTTCATGATGGAGCTCACATAACTGATGTTACATGACGTGGTGCATAGACATGTAACTAACTACACGGTCAATGAATTAGGCAACGGGATGTTATTGGTGAAACCGATAagtgaatacatttaaatgtgatttcagTAACCTTTTATTAAGTGACCTGGAGACAATTGTCAATTgttcttattatatattattacatataaaatatatttttatatatgttatttatatattatatatactatttttatattataaatatatttatataatatatatatataattgacgtatttaatatgttattatatataaacatttatatatgatatacatatagattttttatatatataatttatatatattatatatttctatatatataatgtgtatatatattatatatattgatttatatttcatatatatattttatatatatataatttatatgtataatatttatatatataaatatatcttatctaaatatatttatacacatatttatatatgataatttatatatgataaactatataaatatatttatataaataatgtatatatatatattatacaatcaAGCACGTCcaatgggaggagaccccggggaagacccagcaCACGCTGCAGGGATTaaatctcccggctggcctgtgacgcctcgggatcccccagaatgagctggaagatGTTttgggcgagagggaagtctgggtcatcctgctgggtctgctgccccggcgacccgaccccggattaaGAGGATgagagtggatggatggattataTAATCGCGGTGGTGTTTGCTGCGTGTTTCCACAGCTGCAGAGTCCCAGTGCCGACGTGAGAGAGTTTGCCTGCGCCAGCATCTCCCGGGTGGTGCAGCAGAGTCAGACCATCCCGGTGTTCCTCCAGAGGGACGCGGTGCGGCGCCTCGGGCCCATGCTGCTGGACAACAGCCTGGCGGTCAGGGAGACCGCCGCAGGGGCGCTCAGGTGAGCCGCGGTCCAGAGACGGGTTCATGACCCCAACTACATACAGGTCACAGGACTCGGTTTACGGtcctgtaaaaaacaaagccaaCGCATTCAGACGTCACCAGCGATCATCTCGCCCCGATCGTATCCGAGTACGACCGTAACCGCGCTGTGACCTTTGCTCTCCGGTACGCCTCAACTCTGGGTTCATGGATGTGAGacttagggctgcaactaacgattattttcatAATCGACTAATATATCGACTATTCTTCCGGTTAGTCGACTAATCTAATGCCTGTTTCCCATCGCAAATTAAAATAATGGCTCAAAATGCTCAACATGTGGGAATTTgaactttaaatgtatttgagtAACAAGATATGAACATCAGaactagggatgggcatcgagaaccggttctgttttagaaccggttcccagtgaaccgattgtttgggatcgtcagccacattctttaaggttctttaaggttctttagcggtcctctgtggcgttgcgcatgcgcgaattTTTtccgtttcttcttcagactgcagcaaacatggcaacgaggcagaggcgttcttaagtttggctccatttcacacgacaacatgacaactacgccacttgtaacgtgtgtaaaaagtctatttcgtcgaagggaggaaatacaacaaagatgctttcggctcccttaccaggacgggccttggccaaggccgttactggaacaacaactcccccgaagatcactgaaacgagaatctctctcattcccttccccctatccacagacacctgtggttgttttctccccaggacccttcaaggctatctccatggcaacgaccatcttgcggactgagaactttgtctgttgtggcctgggggaggacgacataccaggccacgctcacacgaacttaacatacactgaaatgcattcactacccccctcccccatcccacgccttcgtctgcttcgtccccccagtgtgacagggcGGGCCTGTGATCGGCGCTGTAATGgctgaaggaccgggctggctgcttgtcggtgctggtcacctcctgcccccaatggctgggcttagatcacccagtctttggcttacctcccctccccccttcctactcgttgcaatttatgtttaagatgtatgtgcttatgtgctaaggtgtttttttcctgctcccacactgtacccctaggggcatagtcggggggttgtttttttctcgcctctcttccctcatgttatgctgtaatcttccatcccctttcttttcaatttcgttgcttctgtacctgtactctatgcaatgacaataaaacccatatcatatcaagaagcatttgaacacagcgtggaatgacaggaatgtcagagttcgatgcagcagctcagctaacgtcggcttcatctctttctgtccaaggtaaactcctcacaagtgatcacaaccactcactgtgaagccatttgcctttattgtgtggatcacgttatcttctgtcctttgtttgaagcacacatttgagctccgcattggtcccattattgatcacttcacgtttggattgaaagtccagttttgagaaatgtttgatcgtagcGGTGTTAAtgatcggagggcgtgtgttatcagcaaacgttcgcgttatcgtgtgaacccattattaaactgagcatatcgatttttaatccattattaaacgtagcatatagctacgctagcttagctacagaatcttccattgtcagccccctccattgaggcagaggtcgtgttcgcCTCCCCTCTTCATGTGGCTTTATggcagctcagcaaattcagcgattttgttagtgccatttgtttcattgtgtaaaccagctttcactatataaataatctccattgccatcccattCATCTGATGAgggtcagagtcagaccggttcagaggctggtcgtctgggtCTCAGGCTACAACAcgtcttgtccacctcctcatatctttgtgttcatcctccatctgagagcgtgttctccacggctggagacacaagaagtcctgagagatcgcggatcctcccggagaaagcagacatgcttatttttctgcacaagaattgtttttgatccatacaattgatggttgctcacttggtatttgccactgctagtttcatttttggcagctcagttcatataccctttaaaaaaaggaaggagcactgtaatgtctaggaacatgtttaaattaaacagaatacattttatttaacccttgtgtcgccttcgggtcaatttgacccgattcaatgtttaatgtcggtgttctttcgggagtcaacaaacaaacataaagtacctcacacttaaacttggaaaacaatattaattctaataattttctggagattttaatagctggggtcatattgacctcaagggtaaaatatgttagtaaatataaaggtaacaggagggtgaaacattgaatcgggtcatattgacccgaaggcgacaggagggttaagttatgtaagttttattttaaattcaagaggaatatgtataaatgtttttggttattttttttttttaatgtgtatgtatgcatatactgtatatggtgtgtgcagcattatagaaaaatatataaaagaaaattaatgtaaataaacccgtttgtgctctttttttcaccccttgcccaataagaatcgataaaagaatcgagaaggaatcgaatcgataagcaggaatcgataaggcatcggaatcgttaaaatcgtatcaattctcatccctaatcAGAACACATACATTAAATAGTAATAGAAATTAAAGTATAATGGACTTACGACATTTACAACTACTTCCTGTCTCGCTGgaagaacttcaaaataaaaggatccATAACATACAAAtgcacttacaaaataaaggctttcGGGAAGTAGTCTCCATATGAACAGAGCCTTCtccgagaccccccccccacccacacacacacacatctctcacacaaacagacTCCAGCCACTCATgcgatgtctctctctcacaggaacctgagtgtgtgtggcggTCAGGAGGCGTGTGAGGACATGGTGAAGCACGACGTCATGACTCCTCTGACGGCGCTGCTGAGAGAGGTGAGCCGTCTCCTCAGATCCCACCAGATACAGCACGAGGCCTCTGggtttaatccagatgttacagcacgaggcctcagtgggtttaatccagatgttacagcacgaggcctcggtgggtttaatccagatgttacagcacgaggcctcagtgggtttaatccagatgttacagcacgaggcctcggtgggtttaatccagatgttgcagcacgaggcctcggtgggtttaatccagatgttaaagcacgaggcctcggtgtgtttaatccagatgttacagcacgaggcctcggtgtgtttaatccagatgttacagcacgaggcctcagtgtgtttaatccagatgttacagcacgaggcctcggtgtgtttaatccagatgttacagcacgaggcctcggtgtgtttaatccagatgttacagcacgaggcctcggtgtgtttaatccagatgttgCAGCACGAGGCCTCAGTGGGTTTAATCCAGATGTTGCAGCACGAGGCCTCGGTGggtttaatccagatgttacagcacgaggcctcggtgtgtttaatccagatgttacagcacgaggcctcagtgtgtttaatccagatgttacagcacgaggcctcggtgtgtttaatccagatgttacagcacgaggcctcagtgggtttaatccagatgttgcagcacgaggcctcggtgtgtttaatccagatgttacagcacgaggcctcggtgtgtttaatccagatgttacagcacgaggcctcggtgtgtttaatccagatgttacagcacgAGGCCTCGGTGGGTTTAATCCAGATGTTGCAGCACGAGGCCTCGGTGGGTGTAATCCAGATGTTGCAGCACGAGGCCTCGGTGggtttaatccagatgttacagcacgaggcctcggtgtgtttaatccagatgttacagcacgaggcctcggtgtgttta
Coding sequences within it:
- the cnep1r1 gene encoding nuclear envelope phosphatase-regulatory subunit 1 — encoded protein: MNSLEQAEDLKAFERRLTEYVSCLQPATGRWRMILIVVSVCTATGAWNWLIDPDTQKVSFFSSLWNHPFFTISCITLIALFFAGIHKRVVAPSIIAARCRTVLAEYNMSCDDTGKLILKPRPNIQ